In one Carassius carassius chromosome 14, fCarCar2.1, whole genome shotgun sequence genomic region, the following are encoded:
- the LOC132156823 gene encoding PHD finger protein 3-like isoform X1: MQCSRYIYNNYLFYSPRANHTVQAFMDIVGGPFNHLVPSDQLDDSLLLGQNLECEASEEFEAGHGQPEDSLKNMLSDKDPMFGSASAQFHLLENEDVSFKLGSLTAADHDMTTAGVSQSPSEGEHSQSNFSQGRRHLQRRQTASRGRVKGRRPGPVRKAAGSNKQEATCSTNPGGDKSLDAKREDLLSRRFGVHEVHSSMNPVVVLRRLTVTVGGFKIELLPGPSQAFGSFSTSALQSLGFQDDGVAADGLALNLEQNQDDGTQEVVNSAQEVVGEVSVGQSTSEDMPMDFGPYVNPNEVQDTNSSTKSLKPSMENTTPTDTEKNDQIKTRKLSAQKTGNKNGTAVQPAVKKLLKHKQALSAAKNKPSHITRPGLLQKVSRHPRDKKIHTSHPESLKGKPVKVGLKRPGGPVTPKSPSKIQKIPDGHHANQTVNPPVPVSPTVSRKLSSDSGPGVKSIQSPHPSKKPQHPPTPVNKTNPPVTNSQGEEEQEKVKIKKPEKIQQRHKSRNSRSISIEEPQLFIPDNAPVVKKEAEGEPPPESETVWDPSKHCGSCKKPHNNRFMVGCGRCDDWFHGDCVGLDLAKVQQMEKEDQEYVCLKCCAEEDGKTGAQATEQPDDKLSAKQKLRPQQLVTAGGIRPFRKDVGERRPSEDSASKGPSVKHETKKVKISPVTSKKPSTGKIRRSVRDSLEEILLKRLKEADMKISLDKPAELARRTEKELFALFQSVDSKYKNKYRSLTFNLKDSKNNVLFKRVLKGEVSPADLVRMTAEELASKELAAWRQRENRHTIEMIEKEQREAERRPITKITHKGEIEIENQEPAKAPEAIEVEPEPVPKPVEVPEDKPPETKADSPKKSVDTTNLHKSHLFDLNCKICTGRMAPPTEEAATKVVKVATTVVRRQSSTTDESQHSTTTPTSTSALIDDLSLRAMEEGLLNFLPESRSDSLSSKEDTATFLSSLESLWSSFVNMPAVARFLTKAYPVSGILDHLTQDLPDNIQVGGRISPQIVWDYVEKIRASGTKEICVIRFSPDTEEDEISYTLLYAYFSSRRRYGVVANNRKQVKDMYLIPLGSTEKIPHQIVPFDGPGLETNRPNLLLGLVIRQRPKRDFGVILPSDVKEAPSVLVESKPHVDYPQKAPAVQDVSTQKKDTADLVKSVVEEPILDTETEENVSLRFLPGVLKLPGNAASSLSDTVKGDSTTTVTKTPTVDSENHAEIHPKSRVTAPRLDRFIIKKKDPKAVKTEQAPSSSSLETNSEKKESGVILSLSDKPADVSTESFLSSLTAAKPKDESVSGSIAAPISQETSEPTSSDPLKDSVNDGSSSVPKNETISSPIKSLKTPGILKTQASSAEPTELKPQQPESNSEKKVAPQPSAQPSQECKAIEDIQAITTISSIGKNEGPKQSRTSSFSPKLYNPALIFHSYPPDPQYYPPPANLAPFLPLHSQVPPPFPFPPGPPPPQMFPQSDPHMLAPPWSQTVPPQTLPAPPLTYESSLPTSSPLSKDEKSSEKSYSDLGDKPSRKSDETYRKDNKNRDHYDRHHHKSRHYDRDREKHRDRSHSHKERHSKEDRYDRQRERHHSSSHYRDRDKHRRDSDYEKHRRDSRDRRS, translated from the exons ATGCAGTGTTCAAGATACATTTATAACAATTACCTGTTTTACTCTCCCAGAGCAAACCATACAGTGCAGGCATTCATGGATATAGTTGGTGGCCCATTCAATCATCTGGTTCCCAGTGACCAGTTGGATGATTCCTTACTGCTCGGACAGAACCTGGAATGTGAAGCTAGTGAGGAGTTTGAAGCGGGTCACGGCCAACCTGAAGATTCACTGAAGAACATGCTCAGTGACAAAGATCCCATGTTTGGATCTGCTAGCGCCCAGTTTCATCTCTTAGAAAATGAAGATGTCAGTTTTAAGCTTGGGAGCTTAACAG CTGCAGATCATGACATGACAACAGCAGGTGTTAGTCAGAGTCCATCTGAAGGAGAACACAGTCAGTCCAATTTCTCACAGGGCAGAAGACATTTACAGAGGAGACAAACAG CAAGCCGCGGTCGAGTTAAAGGCAGGCGCCCAGGTCCTGTGCGAAAAGCAGCTGGGAGTAACAAGCAAGAGGCAACATGCAGCACAAACCCAGGTGGAGATAAAAGCCTTGATGCAAAAAGAGAAGACCTGCTCAGCCGTCGTTTTGGAGTCCATGAGGTCCACTCCTCTATGAATCCAGTAGTTGTGTTACGTCGATTAACTGTTACTGTCGGGGGCTTCAAAATCGAACTGCTTCCTGGCCCGTCGCAAGCGTTTGGATCGTTTAGCACTAGCGCTCTCCAGTCTCTGGGCTTCCAGGATGATGGTGTTGCTGCTGATGGCCTTGCACTCAATTTGGAACAAAATCAAGATGATGGTACACAAGAAGTTGTTAATTCTGCACAAGAGGTTGTCGGGGAAGTGAGCGTCGGCCAATCAACTAGTGAAGACATGCCTATGGATTTTGGGCCGTATGTGAACCCTAATGAAGTACAAGACACTAACAGCAGCACCAAGTCACTCAAGCCCAGCATGGAAAACACCACACCAACAGACACCGAAAAGAATGACCAAATCAAGACCCGGAAGCTAAGCGCACAAAAAACAGGGAACAAGAACGGCACGGCAGTTCAACCTGCAGTCAAAAAGCTTCTGAAACACAAACAGGCTCTGTCAGCTGCCAAAAATAAACCATCTCATATCACCAGGCCAGGGCTCTTGCAGAAAGTCTCTAGACATCCCAGAGACAAAAAGATACATACTAGCCACCCAGAGAGTCTCAAAGGAAAGCCTGTCAAGGTTGGCTTGAAACGTCCAGGTGGGCCAGTCACTCCTAAATCACCCTCAAAAATACAAAAGATTCCAGATGGACATCATGCAAACCAAACGGTGAACCCACCTGTCCCGGTGTCCCCGACTGTCAGCAGAAAACTGTCATCTGATTCTGGTCCAGGTGTCAAGTCAATCCAATCTCCTCACCCTTCGAAAAAGCCACAACATCCTCCCACtcctgtaaacaaaacaaacccacCTGTGACAAACAGCCAAGGAGAAGAGGAGCAGGAGAAGGTCAAGATCAAGAAGCCAGAGAAGATCCAGCAAAGACACAAGAGTAGAAACTCAAGGAGCATCTCGATAGAGGAGCCGCAGCTCTTTATCCCTGACAATGCCCCTGTGGTGAAGAAGGAAGCCGAGGGCGAGCCTCCTCCTGAAAGCGAGACTGTGTGGGATCCCAGCAAGCACTGTGGATCATGCAAGAAACCTCACAACAACCG GTTTATGGTGGGCTGCGGCCGCTGTGATGACTGGTTTCATGGGGATTGTGTGGGTCTGGATCTGGCTAAAGTTCAGCAGATGGAAAAGGAGGACCAGGAGTATGTGTGCTTGAAGTGCTGTGCGGAAGAGGATGGGAAAACCGGTGCTCAAGCCACAGAGCAGCCTGATGATAAGTTATCTGCTAAGCAAAAACTGAGACCCCAGCAGTTGGTCACCGCAGGTGGAATACGACCCTTCCGAAAA gATGTTGGAGAACGACGACCATCAGAAGATTCAGCATCAAAGG GACCAAGTGTGAAACATGAGACGAAGAAAGTGAAAATATCACCTGTGACCTCAAAGAAACCGTCCACTGGAAAAATCAGGCGAAGTGTTCGAGACTCACTGGAGGAGATTCTTTTAAAACG ACTGAAGGAGGCCGATATGAAGATTTCATTGGACAAGCCTGCTGAGCTGGCCAGGAGAACGGAGAAAGAGCTTTTTGCTCTTTTTCAGAGTGTTGacagcaaatacaaaaataaatacagaagttTGACTTTCAATCTGAAAGATTCGAAAAATAAT GTGTTATTCAAGCGAGTGCTCAAGGGGGAAGTTTCCCCTGCAGATTTGGTGCGTATGACTGCAGAAGAACTGGCCTCTAAGGAACTGGCTGCTTGGAGACAAAGAGAGAATCGACAT ACGATTGAAATGATTGAGAAAGaacagagagaggcagagagacgTCCTATCACTAAAATCACCCATAAAGGGGAAATTGAAATTGAGAATCAAGAGCCTGCCAAGGCACCAGAGGCTATAGAGGTTGAG CCAGAGCCTGTGCCGAAACCTGTGGAAGTTCCTGAAGATAAACCCCCTGAGACAAAAGCTGACAGTCCTAAGAAATCTGTAGATACCACCAACTTGCACAAGTCTCATCTATTTGACCTCAACTGCAAAATCTGCAcag GTCGCATGGCTCCGCCTACAGAGGAAGCTGCTACAAAGGTGGTAAAAGTGGCTACAACAGTTGTGAGAAGGCAGTCTAGTACGACAGATGAATCTCAGCACTCCACAACTACACCTACATCTACATCAGCACTGATAGACGATCTGTCTTTAAGAGCCATGGAGGAAGGTCTCCTCAATTTTTTGCCCGAATCCAG GTCAGATAGTCTGAGTAGCAAAGAAGACACAGCGACTTTTCTCAGTAGTCTGGAAAGTCTGTGGAGCAGCTTTGTTAATATGCCAGCTGTGGCGAGGTTCCTAACAAAAGCTTATCCTGTCTCTGGAATACTGGACCACCTTACACAG GATTTGCCAGACAACATCCAAGTAGGTGGACGAATCTCTCCTCAAATAGTCTGGGATTATGTCGAGAAAATCCGTGCTTCCGGGACAAAG GAAATATGTGTTATTCGTTTCTCCCCTGACACCGAGGAAGATGAGATCTCGTATACTTTGTTATACGCCTATTTTAGCAGCCGAAGAAGATACGGTGTTGTCGCCAACAACCGCAAACAAGTTAAAGACATGTATCTCATTCCTCTCGGCTCCACCGAAAAAATTCCCCATCAGATTGTACCGTTTGATGGTCCAG GGCTGGAGACCAATCGTCCCAATCTTCTTCTCGGATTGGTCATCCGCCAGAGACCAAAAAGAGACTTTGGGGTAATCCTGCCAAGCGATGTCAAGGAAGCTCCAAGTGTCTTGGTAGAAAGCAAACCTCATGTCGATTACCCACAGAAAGCTCCTGCAGTTCAAGATGTGAGCACACAGAAAAAAGACACTGCAGACTTAGTTAAGTCTGTCGTTGAAGAACCTATATTGGATACTGAAACCGAAGAGAATGTTTCTTTGCGCTTTCTTCCTGGGGTGCTGAAGTTGCCTGGAAATGCGGCATCGTCTTTGAGCGACACTGTGAAGGGTGATTCTACAACAACAGTAACCAAGACTCCAACTGTTGATAGTGAAAACCATGCAGAAATCCATCCTAAATCTAGAGTCACCGCTCCTCGACTTGATCGCttcattatcaaaaaaaaagaCCCCAAAGCTGTTAAAACAGAGCAGGCACCATCCAGCTCAAGTTTGGAGACCAACTCGGAAAAGAAAGAGAGTGGAGTCATTCTTTCTCTGAGTGACAAACCTGCAGATGTTTCAACAGAGAGTTTCCTGTCTTCTCTCACGGCCGCTAAACCCAAAGATGAGTCCGTGTCCGGCAGCATAGCTGCACCAATTAGTCAAGAAACAAGTGAACCCACTTCATCGGATCCATTGAAAGATTCTGTCAATGACGGCTCTAGCTCTGTCCCCAAAAACGAAACCATATCAAGTCCCATCAAGTCTTTGAAGACACCTGGTATTTTAAAGACACAAGCTTCTTCAGCTGAACCTACCGAGTTAAAACCTCAACAACCAGAAAGTAATTCAGAAAAGAAAGTTGCTCCACAACCATCGGCGCAACCTTCTCAAGAGTGCAAAGCCATAGAGGACATCCAAGCCATCACCACAATCTCCTCAATTGGGAAAAACGAAGGTCCCAAACAGTCCAGAACCTCTTCTTTTAGCCCTAAATTATATAATCCAGCCCTCATTTTTCATTCGTATCCACCTGATCCCCAATATTATCCTCCTCCAGCCAATCTTGCCCCTTTCTTACCCCTTCATTCACAGGTTCCTCCACCTTTCCCGTTTCCTCCTGGTCCACCTCCTCCACAGATGTTCCCTCAAAGCGATCCTCACATGCTCGCTCCACCTTGGTCTCAAACCGTCCCTCCCCAAACGCTCCCTGCACCTCCTCTGACATATGAGTCCAGCTTGCCGACCTCTTCGCCCCTCAGCAAAGACGAGAAGAGCTCGGAGAAGTCCTACAGTGATTTGGGCGACAAGCCGTCCAGAAAGTCTGATGAGACCTACAGGAAAGACAATAAAAATAGAGACCACTATGACAGACACCATCACAAAAGCAGGCACTACGACAGGGACCGCGAAAAGCACAGGGACAGAAGTCACAGTCATAAAGAGCGCCACTCGAAAGAGGACCGGTacgacagacagagagagcggCACCACAGCAGCAGTCATTACCGTGACCGAGACAAACACAGACGGGATTCTGATTATGAGAAACACAGGAGAGACTCAAGAGACAGGCGTTCGTGA
- the LOC132156823 gene encoding PHD finger protein 3-like isoform X3, whose product MHWLFYHSDKRASRGRVKGRRPGPVRKAAGSNKQEATCSTNPGGDKSLDAKREDLLSRRFGVHEVHSSMNPVVVLRRLTVTVGGFKIELLPGPSQAFGSFSTSALQSLGFQDDGVAADGLALNLEQNQDDGTQEVVNSAQEVVGEVSVGQSTSEDMPMDFGPYVNPNEVQDTNSSTKSLKPSMENTTPTDTEKNDQIKTRKLSAQKTGNKNGTAVQPAVKKLLKHKQALSAAKNKPSHITRPGLLQKVSRHPRDKKIHTSHPESLKGKPVKVGLKRPGGPVTPKSPSKIQKIPDGHHANQTVNPPVPVSPTVSRKLSSDSGPGVKSIQSPHPSKKPQHPPTPVNKTNPPVTNSQGEEEQEKVKIKKPEKIQQRHKSRNSRSISIEEPQLFIPDNAPVVKKEAEGEPPPESETVWDPSKHCGSCKKPHNNRFMVGCGRCDDWFHGDCVGLDLAKVQQMEKEDQEYVCLKCCAEEDGKTGAQATEQPDDKLSAKQKLRPQQLVTAGGIRPFRKDVGERRPSEDSASKGPSVKHETKKVKISPVTSKKPSTGKIRRSVRDSLEEILLKRLKEADMKISLDKPAELARRTEKELFALFQSVDSKYKNKYRSLTFNLKDSKNNVLFKRVLKGEVSPADLVRMTAEELASKELAAWRQRENRHTIEMIEKEQREAERRPITKITHKGEIEIENQEPAKAPEAIEVEPEPVPKPVEVPEDKPPETKADSPKKSVDTTNLHKSHLFDLNCKICTGRMAPPTEEAATKVVKVATTVVRRQSSTTDESQHSTTTPTSTSALIDDLSLRAMEEGLLNFLPESRSDSLSSKEDTATFLSSLESLWSSFVNMPAVARFLTKAYPVSGILDHLTQDLPDNIQVGGRISPQIVWDYVEKIRASGTKEICVIRFSPDTEEDEISYTLLYAYFSSRRRYGVVANNRKQVKDMYLIPLGSTEKIPHQIVPFDGPGLETNRPNLLLGLVIRQRPKRDFGVILPSDVKEAPSVLVESKPHVDYPQKAPAVQDVSTQKKDTADLVKSVVEEPILDTETEENVSLRFLPGVLKLPGNAASSLSDTVKGDSTTTVTKTPTVDSENHAEIHPKSRVTAPRLDRFIIKKKDPKAVKTEQAPSSSSLETNSEKKESGVILSLSDKPADVSTESFLSSLTAAKPKDESVSGSIAAPISQETSEPTSSDPLKDSVNDGSSSVPKNETISSPIKSLKTPGILKTQASSAEPTELKPQQPESNSEKKVAPQPSAQPSQECKAIEDIQAITTISSIGKNEGPKQSRTSSFSPKLYNPALIFHSYPPDPQYYPPPANLAPFLPLHSQVPPPFPFPPGPPPPQMFPQSDPHMLAPPWSQTVPPQTLPAPPLTYESSLPTSSPLSKDEKSSEKSYSDLGDKPSRKSDETYRKDNKNRDHYDRHHHKSRHYDRDREKHRDRSHSHKERHSKEDRYDRQRERHHSSSHYRDRDKHRRDSDYEKHRRDSRDRRS is encoded by the exons ATGCACTGGCTCTTCTATCACAGTGACAAACGCG CAAGCCGCGGTCGAGTTAAAGGCAGGCGCCCAGGTCCTGTGCGAAAAGCAGCTGGGAGTAACAAGCAAGAGGCAACATGCAGCACAAACCCAGGTGGAGATAAAAGCCTTGATGCAAAAAGAGAAGACCTGCTCAGCCGTCGTTTTGGAGTCCATGAGGTCCACTCCTCTATGAATCCAGTAGTTGTGTTACGTCGATTAACTGTTACTGTCGGGGGCTTCAAAATCGAACTGCTTCCTGGCCCGTCGCAAGCGTTTGGATCGTTTAGCACTAGCGCTCTCCAGTCTCTGGGCTTCCAGGATGATGGTGTTGCTGCTGATGGCCTTGCACTCAATTTGGAACAAAATCAAGATGATGGTACACAAGAAGTTGTTAATTCTGCACAAGAGGTTGTCGGGGAAGTGAGCGTCGGCCAATCAACTAGTGAAGACATGCCTATGGATTTTGGGCCGTATGTGAACCCTAATGAAGTACAAGACACTAACAGCAGCACCAAGTCACTCAAGCCCAGCATGGAAAACACCACACCAACAGACACCGAAAAGAATGACCAAATCAAGACCCGGAAGCTAAGCGCACAAAAAACAGGGAACAAGAACGGCACGGCAGTTCAACCTGCAGTCAAAAAGCTTCTGAAACACAAACAGGCTCTGTCAGCTGCCAAAAATAAACCATCTCATATCACCAGGCCAGGGCTCTTGCAGAAAGTCTCTAGACATCCCAGAGACAAAAAGATACATACTAGCCACCCAGAGAGTCTCAAAGGAAAGCCTGTCAAGGTTGGCTTGAAACGTCCAGGTGGGCCAGTCACTCCTAAATCACCCTCAAAAATACAAAAGATTCCAGATGGACATCATGCAAACCAAACGGTGAACCCACCTGTCCCGGTGTCCCCGACTGTCAGCAGAAAACTGTCATCTGATTCTGGTCCAGGTGTCAAGTCAATCCAATCTCCTCACCCTTCGAAAAAGCCACAACATCCTCCCACtcctgtaaacaaaacaaacccacCTGTGACAAACAGCCAAGGAGAAGAGGAGCAGGAGAAGGTCAAGATCAAGAAGCCAGAGAAGATCCAGCAAAGACACAAGAGTAGAAACTCAAGGAGCATCTCGATAGAGGAGCCGCAGCTCTTTATCCCTGACAATGCCCCTGTGGTGAAGAAGGAAGCCGAGGGCGAGCCTCCTCCTGAAAGCGAGACTGTGTGGGATCCCAGCAAGCACTGTGGATCATGCAAGAAACCTCACAACAACCG GTTTATGGTGGGCTGCGGCCGCTGTGATGACTGGTTTCATGGGGATTGTGTGGGTCTGGATCTGGCTAAAGTTCAGCAGATGGAAAAGGAGGACCAGGAGTATGTGTGCTTGAAGTGCTGTGCGGAAGAGGATGGGAAAACCGGTGCTCAAGCCACAGAGCAGCCTGATGATAAGTTATCTGCTAAGCAAAAACTGAGACCCCAGCAGTTGGTCACCGCAGGTGGAATACGACCCTTCCGAAAA gATGTTGGAGAACGACGACCATCAGAAGATTCAGCATCAAAGG GACCAAGTGTGAAACATGAGACGAAGAAAGTGAAAATATCACCTGTGACCTCAAAGAAACCGTCCACTGGAAAAATCAGGCGAAGTGTTCGAGACTCACTGGAGGAGATTCTTTTAAAACG ACTGAAGGAGGCCGATATGAAGATTTCATTGGACAAGCCTGCTGAGCTGGCCAGGAGAACGGAGAAAGAGCTTTTTGCTCTTTTTCAGAGTGTTGacagcaaatacaaaaataaatacagaagttTGACTTTCAATCTGAAAGATTCGAAAAATAAT GTGTTATTCAAGCGAGTGCTCAAGGGGGAAGTTTCCCCTGCAGATTTGGTGCGTATGACTGCAGAAGAACTGGCCTCTAAGGAACTGGCTGCTTGGAGACAAAGAGAGAATCGACAT ACGATTGAAATGATTGAGAAAGaacagagagaggcagagagacgTCCTATCACTAAAATCACCCATAAAGGGGAAATTGAAATTGAGAATCAAGAGCCTGCCAAGGCACCAGAGGCTATAGAGGTTGAG CCAGAGCCTGTGCCGAAACCTGTGGAAGTTCCTGAAGATAAACCCCCTGAGACAAAAGCTGACAGTCCTAAGAAATCTGTAGATACCACCAACTTGCACAAGTCTCATCTATTTGACCTCAACTGCAAAATCTGCAcag GTCGCATGGCTCCGCCTACAGAGGAAGCTGCTACAAAGGTGGTAAAAGTGGCTACAACAGTTGTGAGAAGGCAGTCTAGTACGACAGATGAATCTCAGCACTCCACAACTACACCTACATCTACATCAGCACTGATAGACGATCTGTCTTTAAGAGCCATGGAGGAAGGTCTCCTCAATTTTTTGCCCGAATCCAG GTCAGATAGTCTGAGTAGCAAAGAAGACACAGCGACTTTTCTCAGTAGTCTGGAAAGTCTGTGGAGCAGCTTTGTTAATATGCCAGCTGTGGCGAGGTTCCTAACAAAAGCTTATCCTGTCTCTGGAATACTGGACCACCTTACACAG GATTTGCCAGACAACATCCAAGTAGGTGGACGAATCTCTCCTCAAATAGTCTGGGATTATGTCGAGAAAATCCGTGCTTCCGGGACAAAG GAAATATGTGTTATTCGTTTCTCCCCTGACACCGAGGAAGATGAGATCTCGTATACTTTGTTATACGCCTATTTTAGCAGCCGAAGAAGATACGGTGTTGTCGCCAACAACCGCAAACAAGTTAAAGACATGTATCTCATTCCTCTCGGCTCCACCGAAAAAATTCCCCATCAGATTGTACCGTTTGATGGTCCAG GGCTGGAGACCAATCGTCCCAATCTTCTTCTCGGATTGGTCATCCGCCAGAGACCAAAAAGAGACTTTGGGGTAATCCTGCCAAGCGATGTCAAGGAAGCTCCAAGTGTCTTGGTAGAAAGCAAACCTCATGTCGATTACCCACAGAAAGCTCCTGCAGTTCAAGATGTGAGCACACAGAAAAAAGACACTGCAGACTTAGTTAAGTCTGTCGTTGAAGAACCTATATTGGATACTGAAACCGAAGAGAATGTTTCTTTGCGCTTTCTTCCTGGGGTGCTGAAGTTGCCTGGAAATGCGGCATCGTCTTTGAGCGACACTGTGAAGGGTGATTCTACAACAACAGTAACCAAGACTCCAACTGTTGATAGTGAAAACCATGCAGAAATCCATCCTAAATCTAGAGTCACCGCTCCTCGACTTGATCGCttcattatcaaaaaaaaagaCCCCAAAGCTGTTAAAACAGAGCAGGCACCATCCAGCTCAAGTTTGGAGACCAACTCGGAAAAGAAAGAGAGTGGAGTCATTCTTTCTCTGAGTGACAAACCTGCAGATGTTTCAACAGAGAGTTTCCTGTCTTCTCTCACGGCCGCTAAACCCAAAGATGAGTCCGTGTCCGGCAGCATAGCTGCACCAATTAGTCAAGAAACAAGTGAACCCACTTCATCGGATCCATTGAAAGATTCTGTCAATGACGGCTCTAGCTCTGTCCCCAAAAACGAAACCATATCAAGTCCCATCAAGTCTTTGAAGACACCTGGTATTTTAAAGACACAAGCTTCTTCAGCTGAACCTACCGAGTTAAAACCTCAACAACCAGAAAGTAATTCAGAAAAGAAAGTTGCTCCACAACCATCGGCGCAACCTTCTCAAGAGTGCAAAGCCATAGAGGACATCCAAGCCATCACCACAATCTCCTCAATTGGGAAAAACGAAGGTCCCAAACAGTCCAGAACCTCTTCTTTTAGCCCTAAATTATATAATCCAGCCCTCATTTTTCATTCGTATCCACCTGATCCCCAATATTATCCTCCTCCAGCCAATCTTGCCCCTTTCTTACCCCTTCATTCACAGGTTCCTCCACCTTTCCCGTTTCCTCCTGGTCCACCTCCTCCACAGATGTTCCCTCAAAGCGATCCTCACATGCTCGCTCCACCTTGGTCTCAAACCGTCCCTCCCCAAACGCTCCCTGCACCTCCTCTGACATATGAGTCCAGCTTGCCGACCTCTTCGCCCCTCAGCAAAGACGAGAAGAGCTCGGAGAAGTCCTACAGTGATTTGGGCGACAAGCCGTCCAGAAAGTCTGATGAGACCTACAGGAAAGACAATAAAAATAGAGACCACTATGACAGACACCATCACAAAAGCAGGCACTACGACAGGGACCGCGAAAAGCACAGGGACAGAAGTCACAGTCATAAAGAGCGCCACTCGAAAGAGGACCGGTacgacagacagagagagcggCACCACAGCAGCAGTCATTACCGTGACCGAGACAAACACAGACGGGATTCTGATTATGAGAAACACAGGAGAGACTCAAGAGACAGGCGTTCGTGA